The following are encoded together in the Humulus lupulus chromosome 5, drHumLupu1.1, whole genome shotgun sequence genome:
- the LOC133777766 gene encoding pentatricopeptide repeat-containing protein At3g26540-like — protein sequence MGGATKVSELNHLLRSISNISNGRIPRPTTTIAVTNAILQTLNAGNLSKAVSILFDSPVPFPYSVYARLFQLSSSTRAIVEARKIESHLVTFSSDPPVFLLNRAIEAYGSCGCVRDARELFDEMPFRNGGSWNSMLTAYSKNRYDKEALLLFLRMNRSGVFANEVTFASALGSCAELLALYLSRQIHGLTLKYGFGNNIILETSLVDVYGKCWVMSDARMKFDEIHNPNDVSWNVIVRRYLEMNDGKEAIFMFFKMFPTAVRPLSFTFSNALVACSSISALREGIQIHGVAIKMCFDVDEVVSCSLIDMYIKCGKLERAYAIFDKPSAKNLVSWTSIVWGYAINEKTQEARELFNDMPERNLISWNAMLAGYIRSLQWEEALDFLHLMRTTTKDIDHVTIGLVLNICAGLSDVETGKQVHGFVYRHGLFFKLNVSNALLDMYGKCGNLTSARVWFFQMSQLRDNVSWNTLLTSYACHGRSEQALTIFWEMQWETQPSKFTFATLLAACANIFAFEQGRQSHAFIIRNGYEIDIVLAGALVDMYSKCRCLDYAVRIFERTSSRDIVLWNSIMLGCSHKRGAEVFKFFVLMQEANVKPDHVTFQAILTACLHEDLVKLGGQYFHSMSTNYGVIPRLEHYEIMIELFSRSNQMDELEIFVKEMPFEPTIPMLTRVLDACRKHGCMRLGNWAAERLADLNPSSELQFEIKDGVRQLS from the coding sequence ATGGGTGGCGCAACCAAAGTCTCTGAACTGAACCATCTTCTTCGAAGTATATCCAACATCAGCAATGGCAGAATTCCTCGACCCACTACCACCATAGCTGTAACCAACGCAATCCTCCAAACTCTAAACGCGGGCAACCTCTCTAAAGCCGTCTCAATCCTCTTCGATTCCCCGGTACCCTTTCCTTACTCTGTCTACGCCCGTCTCTTCCAGCTATCTTCTTCAACTCGCGCCATTGTAGAGGCTCGAAAGATTGAATCCCATTTGGTCACTTTCTCATCCGACCCCCCTGTCTTTCTCTTGAATCGCGCCATAGAGGCCTATGGTAGCTGTGGCTGTGTTCGTGATGCCCGCGAGCTGTTCGACGAAATGCCATTTCGAAATGGGGGCTCTTGGAATTCCATGTTAACGGCTTATTCAAAGAACCGTTATGATAAGGAGGCCTTGTTATTGTTTTTGCGCATGAATAGGTCCGGTGTTTTCGCTAATGAGGTTACATTTGCGAGTGCTTTAGGTTCATGTGCTGAATTATTGGCTCTGTATCTTTCCCGACAGATTCATGGGCTCACTTTAAAGTATGGTTTTGGTAACAATATAATTTTGGAAACATCACTTGTTGATGTGTATGGGAAATGTTGGGTTATGAGTGATGCACGGATGAAGTTTGATGAGATTCATAACCCCAATGATGTTTCTTGGAATGTTATTGTAAGACGGTATCTTGAAATGAATGATGGTAAGGAAGcaattttcatgtttttcaagATGTTTCCTACCGCTGTGAGGCCCTTGAGCTTTACCTTTTCTAATGCACTTGTTGCTTGTTCAAGTATTTCTGCACTTAGGGAAGGTATTCAAATTCATGGAGTGGCAATTAAGATGTGTTTTGATGTTGATGAGGTAGTTTCTTGCTCCCTAATCGATATGTACATTAAATGTGGGAAATTGGAACGTGCTTATGCAATTTTTGATAAGCCCAGTGCGAAAAATTTGGTTTCTTGGACTTCGATTGTATGGGGTTATGCGATTAACGAGAAGACACAAGAGGCAAGGGAACTCTTTAATGACATGCCAGAACGTAATTTGATTTCATGGAATGCGATGTTGGCAGGATATATTCGTTCGTTGCAGTGGGAAGAGGCTTTGGATTTTTTACATTTAATGCGAACAACCACTAAGGACATAGACCATGTCACTATTGGGTTGGTATTGAATATTTGTGCTGGTCTTTCAGACGTTGAAACAGGCAAACAGGTTCATGGGTTTGTCTATCGACATGGTTTGTTCTTCAAGCTCAATGTTAGCAATGCCCTTCTTGACATGTATGGTAAATGTGGGAACTTGACAAGTGCACGGGTTTGGTTTTTCCAAATGAGTCAATTGCGGGACAATGTTTCTTGGAATACTTTATTAACTAGCTATGCTTGTCATGGCCGGAGCGAGCAAGCTTTGACAATCTTCTGGGAGATGCAATGGGAGACACAACCAAGTAAATTTACTTTTGCAACCCTTTTGGCAGCTTGTGCAAATATTTTTGCTTTCGAGCAAGGCAGACAAAGTCACGCTTTCATTATCAGGAATGGTTACGAGATAGATATTGTGCTTGCAGGGGCTTTGGTTGACATGTACTCCAAGTGTCGTTGTCTCGACTATGCCGTCCGTATTTTTGAAAGAACATCTTCACGGGATATAGTTTTATGGAACTCCATAATGTTAGGATGCTCCCACAAAAGAGGTGCAGAAGTATTTAAATTTTTTGTCTTAATGCAAGAAGCAAATGTTAAGCCAGATCATGTCACCTTCCAAGCCATTTTGACTGCTTGTTTGCATGAAGACCTAGTTAAATTGGGTGGTCAATATTTTCATTCAATGAGCACCAACTATGGTGTTATACCACGACTTGAGCACTATGAGATTATGATTGAACTTTTCAGTCGCTCCAATCAAATGGACGAGCTTGAAATTTTTGTAAAAGAAATGCCATTTGAACCCACAATTCCAATGCTAACAAGAGTGTTGGATGCTTGTAGAAAACATGGGTGCATGAGGTTGGGAAATTGGGCTGCAGAACGACTAGCTGATTTGAATCCTTCAAGTGAACTTCAGTTTGAGATAAAGGACGGTGTTAGACAATTATCATAA
- the LOC133834172 gene encoding uncharacterized protein LOC133834172: protein MAASGLKGILATVVTVGVTEARARIFGHVINPTGQRSSHKILRKKLIGEKVSQWYPHDITKDDPLIMARKEQERLSRLEMLKRRGKGPPKKGQGKRASKRK from the exons ATGGCCGCTAGTGGTTTGAAGGGCATTTTGGCTACTGTAGTTACCGTTGGAGTAACTGAAGCAAGGGCAAGGATATTTGGGCATGTTATTAACCCAACTGGCCAGAGATCTTCCCACAAGATCTTACGCAAGAAGCTCATTGGTGAGAAAGTTTCTCAATGGTATCCACATGATATCACAAAAGATGATCCTCTTATCATGGCTCGAAAAGAACAAGA GCGCTTATCAAGACTTGAAATGTTGAAACGTCGAGGAAAGGGACCACCTAAAAAGGGTCAAGGCAAGCGTGCTTCTAAACGTAAATAG
- the LOC133834169 gene encoding receptor-like protein kinase FERONIA: MKNLPVLIITSFYFLFLLYNCITAVNSDTPSNFPVDNITLDCGSLSDHDADDGRKWIKDEPSKFVQTQVQQANSTYASTAISLTNFGPKVPYFTARIFRSPFTYSFLVTPGPKFVRLYFYPAQYQDFDASKAYFHVTAGSFTLLKNFSANLVAKSLNQDFLMREFCVNVVQPNKKLDITFVPQSSADYSYAFVNGIEIFSMPADLYYGAQEGMTPPSFVGHSSQFFDITEELALETIWRVNMGGRSIPANDDTGMYRKWSDQGNSILVTDNHLPFNPSHVTKPLEYSKIRKDTAPAEVYQTALSMGNSTAYNIRHNFTCLFPVDRGFNYLVRLHFCEFEDLITKVGDRRFSIYIGNQMAREYVDIIEFSGGNGIPIFQDYVIYIDNKDSLSIDLHPNENSRYPDTILNGVEVFKISKSGNLAGPNPGQQQATPFLNAAEKSTKKKKKTTLFIALGTGTGLLVIIVSWVVLWAVRKKKFFYDSYKGKSNRLSKASSLPEDICRRFSLSEIETATNDFDDELVIGRGGFGNVFRGVIDIGSTVAVKRCKRGSGQGAREFVTEIEMLSQLRYLHLVSLIGYCDDDGEMILVYEYMANGTLRDHIYGSGNDPLSWTRRLEICVGAARGLDYLHEGVRNPIIHRDVKTTNILLDDNWVAKVSDFGLSRIGVSDTAVNTLVKGTFGYLDPEYARSQQLTDKSDVYSFGVVLFEVLCARKPVDGKLEDDQRNLAYWALKCITEGTVQNIVDPFLMGKIAPECFKKFVEVAQSCVREQRIRRPTMRDVVGNLEFALTLQEHADEANRETNPGGVYSYPELSFHDSNDRNVSRYEISGLQSSTNDLSSLGSNETGLSFLSVERESNTANNMFSESATSRSTQ, translated from the coding sequence ATGAAGAATCTCCCAGTTCTGATCATCACCTCTTTCTACTTCCTTTTTCTCTTATATAATTGCATCACCGCAGTTAACTCTGATACACCTTCAAATTTTCCGGTCGATAACATCACTCTGGATTGTGGGTCCTTGTCCGACCACGACGCAGACGATGGCCGAAAATGGATAAAAGATGAACCTTCTAAGTTCGTTCAAACACAAGTTCAACAAGCTAATAGTACTTATGCCTCCACGGCCATATCCCTAACCAACTTTGGCCCAAAAGTCCCCTACTTCACCGCTCGGATATTTCGTTCTCCATTTACTTACAGCTTCCTAGTCACCCCGGGTCCAAAATTTGTCCGTTTGTACTTCTACCCGGCTCAGTACCAGGATTTTGATGCCTCAAAAGCTTACTTTCACGTCACAGCCGGTTCCTTCACCTTACTCAAAAACTTCAGTGCAAATCTCGTTGCCAAAAGTTTGAACCAAGACTTTCTTATGAGAGAGTTCTGCGTTAACGTCGTTCAGCCAAATAAAAAATTGGACATAACGTTCGTTCCTCAGTCATCTGCTGATTACTCGTATGCTTTTGTCAATGGAATCGAGATCTTTTCGATGCCGGCAGATCTCTACTACGGCGCGCAAGAAGGAATGACTCCGCCGAGCTTCGTCGGCCATAGTAGCCAATTTTTTGATATCACCGAAGAACTCGCACTCGAAACTATTTGGCGAGTGAACATGGGTGGGAGATCCATACCAGCAAACGATGACACTGGCATGTATAGAAAGTGGTCTGATCAAGGTAATTCAATCCTAGTGACTGATAATCATCTCCCCTTTAATCCAAGTCATGTCACTAAGCCTCTCGAATACTCGAAAATAAGAAAGGACACTGCTCCTGCGGAGGTGTACCAGACTGCTCTCTCAATGGGAAATAGCACGGCGTACAACATTCGCCACAATTTTACTTGCTTATTTCCCGTGGACAGAGGATTCAACTATCTGGTTAGGCTTCATTTCTGTGAGTTTGAGGACTTGATAACCAAAGTCGGCGATAGGAGATTCAGTATCTATATCGGCAATCAGATGGCTCGGGAATATGTTGATATTATTGAATTTAGCGGAGGTAATGGGATTCCGATTTTCCAAGACTACGTCATTTATATTGACAATAAGGATAGTCTTTCCATCGATCTACACCCGAATGAAAATTCTCGATATCCTGATACCATCTTGAACGGGGTTGAAGTATTCAAAATCAGCAAAAGTGGCAATCTTGCTGGACCAAACCCTGGCCAACAACAAGCGACGCCATTTTTAAATGCTGCCGAAAAAtcaacgaagaagaagaagaaaacgaCCTTATTCATTGCCCTTGGGACTGGCACGGGCCTTCTCGTAATCATAGTAAGTTGGGTAGTTTTGTGGGCTGTAAGAAAGAAAAAATTCTTTTACGATTCCTACAAAGGAAAATCCAACAGATTATCAAAAGCTTCGTCGCTGCCCGAAGATATCTGTCGTCGTTTCTCACTCTCCGAGATCGAAACGGCGACCAACGACTTCGACGATGAGTTGGTGATCGGAAGGGGAGGATTCGGCAACGTTTTCCGAGGGGTTATTGACATCGGGTCAACGGTTGCGGTCAAACGGTGTAAACGTGGTTCAGGACAAGGCGCGCGCGAGTTCGTCACGGAGATTGAGATGCTCTCTCAGCTTCGCTACCTCCATCTAGTCTCCTTGATTGGTTACTGCGACGACGACGGTGAGATGATCCTCGTCTATGAATACATGGCAAACGGGACCCTCCGAGACCATATTTACGGGTCGGGCAATGATCCGCTTTCGTGGACGCGGAGGCTAGAAATATGTGTAGGAGCGGCGCGTGGACTAGACTACCTTCACGAAGGCGTGAGAAATCCAATCATCCATCGTGATGTTAAGACCACGAATATTCTGTTGGATGATAACTGGGTCGCCAAGGTTTCTGATTTCGGATTATCCAGAATCGGTGTGAGCGACACTGCGGTGAATACTCTGGTCAAAGGTACATTTGGGTATTTGGATCCAGAATACGCTCGGAGTCAACAGCTGACGGACAAGTCGGACGTGTATTCTTTTGGAGTGGTATTGTTTGAAGTCTTGTGTGCGCGAAAACCAGTAGATGGGAAGCTGGAAGATGACCAACGAAACTTAGCGTACTGGGCACTAAAGTGTATAACCGAAGGGACAGTTCAAAACATCGTCGACCCATTTCTGATGGGGAAGATTGCCCCAGAATGTTTCAAGAAGTTCGTAGAGGTAGCACAGAGTTGTGTGCGTGAACAGAGGATCCGCCGGCCCACCATGCGTGATGTGGTCGGAAATTTGGAGTTTGCGTTGACGCTGCAAGAGCATGCAGACGAAGCGAATCGGGAGACAAATCCCGGCGGTGTATATTCATATCCAGAGCTCTCGTTCCACGACTCCAACGACAGAAATGTTTCCAGGTACGAAATATCAGGTTTGCAAAGTAGTACCAACGACTTAAGCTCGTTGGGTTCAAACGAAACTGGACTCAGCTTTCTCTCTGTGGAAAGAGAAAGTAACACAGCCAATAATATGTTCTCGGAGTCCGCTACTTCGAGATCCACTCAATAA
- the LOC133834171 gene encoding double-stranded RNA-binding protein 1-like codes for MLRVPNPVPGVSNCYVFKSRLQEYAQKVGVGTPVYETTKEGPSHEPFFKSTVIVNDVRYDSLPGFSNRKAAEQSAAEVALRELAKSGGSGDVNQCISQPVHETGLCKNLLQEYTQKMNYAIPLYQCQKDEAPGRAALFSCSIEIGGIRYIGASARTKKEAEIKAARTALLAIQSSASESYNKQIENAQLTVLPCKKRSIESNAKVEEPLSSPKPKKARFRKKTFKKKFSGNRANQTEVNNAGKCNVGTDDALVVASEQLGTETVLVNPQDEMHQMPQSETEKVSAGEGGSLTNVVENGQSTVSDSNQSNSGTLPPISSEGALTNSTDVAKVETSSADTNVIQSEQNFQADDKPM; via the exons ATGTTAAGAGTTCCCAATCCTGTTCCTG GTGTTTCAAATTGCTATGTATTCAAGAGCCGATTGCAGGAGTATGCTCAAAAGGTGGGAGTAGGTACTCCTGTGTATGAGACTACGAAAGAAGGTCCCTCCCATGAGCCCTTTTTTAAGTCAACTGTGATTGTAAATGATGTCAGATATGATTCTTTGCCCGGGTTTTCCAACCGCAAGGCGGCCGAGCAGTCAGCTGCTGAAGTTGCTCTCAGGGAGTTAGCTAAATCTGGTGGGAGTGGTGATGTCAACCAATGCATTTCTCAACCAGTT CATGAAACTGGATTATGCAAAAATCTGCTGCAGGAGTACACACAAAAGATGAACTATGCTATCCCTTTATATCAATGTCAGAAAGATGAAGCCCCCGGCCGAGCAGCCCTATTTTCATGTTCCATTGAGATTGGGGGAATTCGATATATTGGTGCTTCGGCTAGAACGAAAAAAGAGGCTGAGATAAAAGCTGCCAGAACTGCACTTTTAGCTATCCAGTCAAGTGCTTCCGAGTCCTACAATAAACAAATTGAAAATGCTCAGTTGACTGTGCTTCCCTGCAAGAAACGAAGCATCGAGTCAAATGCCAAGGTTGAGGAGCCTCTGAGCTCTCCAAAGCCAAAGAAGGCACGGTTTAGGAAGAAAACATTTAAGAAAAAATTCTCCGGGAATCGGGCAAACCAAACTGAAGTTAATAATGCAGGAAAGTGCAATGTGGGAACTGATGATGCATTGGTAGTGGCTTCTGAACAATTGGGTACTGAAACTGTTTTGGTGAACCCCCAAGATGAGATGCACCAAATGCCTCAAAGTGAAACAGAAAAAGTTTCTGCTGGTGAAGGTGGTTCTTTGACCAATGTTGTTGAAAATGGGCAGTCAACAGTTTCAGATTCCAATCAAAGCAATAGTGGGACTCTTCCTCCAATCTCTTCTGAGGGGGCTTTAACTAATTCTACTGATGTGGCTAAAGTGGAGACTTCAAGTGCCGATACTAATGTTATTCAGTCGGAACAGAATTTCCAAGCTGATGACAAGCCCATGTAA
- the LOC133777747 gene encoding uncharacterized protein LOC133777747, whose protein sequence is MKAPRPDGYGSFFFQDNWDLVGSEVCDAVLSFLRTGSLLKELNATTITLIPKPKCPNNVSDFRPIACYLGRHYGRKSSKPSCMIKIDLRKAYDTVEWDFIEEMLIAFKLPQEFTHLIMTCIRTPKFSLMINGAMHGYKFHDRCAQLRLNHLCFVDDLLLFCHGDFVSILLMLRGLKLFSKTYGLLPSVTKLAIYCSGMPEEEVRRVLAISGFRRCNLPFKYLGIPICSKRMSSADYGNIIDNMVQRIRMWSSRNLSYMGRVTLINSVLIPIHSYWAQIMILPKILLRKVESICQAFLWKGMAEGLGPSQVAGENACLPKSAGGLGFRNMIDWNIAAMGKYVWAIAAKKDNLWVRWIHSVYLSNGNWWNYTTPPNCSWYWKRIVVVKDIIKTKIDLSTFIAEGYSIQQRYAFLYPITDRVQWNNYVWGRLNIPKHRFIFWLAMKKKLRTRV, encoded by the exons ATGAAGGCGCCAAGGCCGGATGGATATGGTAGCTTCTTTTTTCAGGATAACTGGGACTTAGTTGGCTCAGAAGTTTGTGATGCAGTTCTCTCCTTTTTAAGAACTGGAAGTCTCTTAAAAGAATTAAATGCTACGACGATTACGCTTATTCCAAAACCTAAATGCCCAAATAATGTGAGTGATTTCAGACCTATAGCTTGCT ATTTGGGGCGTCATTATGGAAGGAAAAGTAGTAAACCGAGCTGTATGATAAAGATTGATTTGAGAAAAGCGTATGACACGGTGGAGTGGGATTTTATTGAAGAAATGTTAATTGCTTTTAAGCTCCCCCAGGAATTTACTCACCTCATCATGACTTGCATCAGAACGCCGAAGTTCTCTTTGATGATTAATGGAGCAATGCATG GATATAAGTTTCATGATAGGTGTGCTCAATTGAGATTGAATCATTTGTGCTTTGTAGATGATCTTCTCCTTTTCTGTCATGGAGATTTTGTGTCAATCTTGTTAATGCTAAGGGGGCTCAAATTGTTCTCTAAAACTTATGGCCTTCTCCCTAGTGTAACAAAATTAGCTATCTATTGTAGTGGCATGCCAGAAGAGGAAGTGAGAAGAGTGCTCGCTATTTCGGGATTCAGGAGATGCAATTTACCATTCAAATACCTGGGTATTCCGATTTGCTCAAAAAGAATGAGTTCTGCTGATTATGGAAACATTATTGATAACATGGTTCAGAGGATTCGTATGTGGAGTTCGAGGAATCTTTCTTATATGGGACGAGTAACTCTTATAAACTCAGTTTTGATCCCAATTCATTCTTATTGGGCTCAAATCATGATTTTGCCTAAAATTTTGTTAAGGAAGGTGGAATCAATTTGTCAAGCTTTCCTTTGGAAAGGGATGGCTGAAGGCTTGGGTCCGAGTCAAGTAGCAGGGGAGAATGCTTGTCTGCCTAAATCGGCTGGAGGTTTAGGATTTCGCAATATGATTGACTGGAATATAGCAGCTATGGGGAAATATGTTTGGGCGATTGCTGCTAAAAAGGATAATCTTTGGGTTAGGTGGATACATAGTGTCTACTTGTCTAATGGGAATTGGTGGAATTACACAACCCCTCCTAATTGCAGCTGGTATTGGAAAAGGATAGTAGTAGTCAAGGACATCATAAAAACTAAGATTGATTTGAGCACTTTCATCGCTGAAGGATATAGCATCCAACAACGGTATGCATTCCTTTATCCAATTACTGATCGAGTGCAATGGAACAATTATGTTTGGGGAAGACTCAATATTCCCAAACATAGATTCATTTTTTGGTTGGCAATGAAGAAAAAACTTCGCACCCGAGTTTAg
- the LOC133777757 gene encoding uncharacterized protein LOC133777757, translating into MSNTIQHFSHRHLLKQLDVMQYVYEDLKINCELCQLVIDHSQICYRCIQWCRYFLHKKCAELPQYVDHALHPDHSPLMLQRTSSSHDTVTCYYCENSFQTQETLAYICNHCSLHMHITCALIPIPTLIGSNDNNAQYFCHQHPMPLVKHDDSKAQAKCFACQSHWTGSAYSCLSCHNFLHHSCTNSQLKIDQHPFHSHHPLTLQFSKPRSCNLCCKKDCRLIFRCHNECDFNLCTECVVPKTAVRCQSHDHLLYFVEKSFYEGSCHACKKSYTHWTDHPIPDEVNRTKSFLFRCIECDFNFHFLCGPLPFTVSFKYHIHPLILVEDYPAEDDDCGDEYYCDICEEERNPYFRIYYCKECKYAAHIHCLLLEIMKVINGNMKGVKVMALGESRWSQFISEEEILLGGINEGTLNDLIHSLTDEDNNMLNHRLSFDIDLDEKYSLEEYYKFLHRENSPLFDHDLLSIEDIYKIHRVSRFDEAEFENFWRELIFNNALNNLKFDDKYLRQKVVDVEGYKVPITLVPILKTLLHKYEESDLFGSRVLSSTPARKSVFATLFCIVCDGMCKTKIEDVTKDDIKDWYFYLSTIKGVTSFDLDADLQKFRKRIMRPFLCFEAIRYEKDISQKLESRIEELEAELDKCKKKHQWFKEQMAESLDEIKGSLTRALGSKGKKVDEIISFDELLD; encoded by the exons ATGTCAAATACAATTCAACATTTCAGTCACCGCCATCTTTTGAAACAACTTGATGTTATGCAATATGTGTACGAAGATTTAAAAATCAACTGCGAACTATGTCAACTTGTAATTGACCATAGCCAAATATGCTACAGGTGCATCCAATGGTGTAGATATTTCCTTCACAAAAAATGTGCTGAGCTGCCCCAATACGTTGATCATGCGTTGCATCCTGACCATAGTCCTCTAATGCTTCAACGAACATCATCATCACATGACACTGTTACCTGCTATTACTGTGAGAATTCCTTCCAAACCCAAGAAACTCTGGCTTACATATGCAATCACTGCTCTCTCCACATGCATATCACGTGCGCTCTCATTCCCATACCCACCTTAATCGGCAGCAACGACAACAATGCTCAATATTTCTGCCATCAACATCCGATGCCATTGGTTAAGCATGATGATTCAAAAGCCCAAGCTAAATGTTTCGCGTGTCAATCACACTGGACAGGTTCAGCCTATTCTTGCCTCTCTTGTCATAATTTTCTTCACCATTCTTGCACAAATTCTCAATTGAAAATTGATCAACATCCTTTTCATTCACATCATCCTCTCACACTTCAGTTTAGTAAGCCTCGATCTTGCAATTTATGTTGTAAGAAAGATTGTAGGCTGATTTTCAGATGTCACAATGAGTGTGACTTTAATTTGTGCACGGAGTGTGTTGTTCCTAAGACAGCAGTGAGATGTCAAAGTCATGATCACTTACTTTATTTTGTGGAGAAATCGTTCTATGAAGGTAGTTGTCATGCTTGCAAAAAATCGTATACACATTGGACTGATCATCCTATTCCCGACGAAGTGAATCGTACCAAATCCTTCTTGTTTCGTTGCATAGAATGTGATTTTAACTTCCATTTTTTATGCGGTCCATTACCATTCACCGTTAGCTTTAAATACCACATACATCCTTTGATTCTTGTCGAGGATTACCCAGCCGAAGATGATGATTGCGGTGATGAATATTATTGCGACATatgtgaagaagaaagaaatcCATACTTCCGCATATATTATTGTAAAGAATGCAAGTACGCTGCACATATTCATTGCCTACTGTTGGAG attatgaagGTCATAAATGGGAATATGAAGGGTGTGAAGGTGATGGCCTTGGGAGAGAGCAGGTGGTCTCAATTTATCTCGGAGGAAGAGATATTGTTGGGGGGAATTAATGAAGGAACCCTTAACGATCTAATTCACAGCCTAACAGACGAAGACAACAACATGTTAAATCATCGCCTTTCTTTTGACATTGATCTGGATGAGAAGTATAGTTTGGAAGAATATTACAAATTTCTTCATAGAGAGAATTCTCCCTTGTTTGACCACGATTTGCTTTCTATTGAAGATATTTATAAAATCCATCGCGTTTCTCGTTTTGATGAAGCAGAGTTCGAAAACTTTTGGAGGGAGCTTATATTTAATAATGctttaaacaacttgaaatttgATGACAAGTACTTGAGACAAAAGGTTGTAGATGTTGAAGGTTATAAGGTACCAATTACGCTGGTGCCCATCTTAAAAACTCTGCTTCACAAGTATGAAGAATCAGATCTATTTGGTAGCAGAGTCTTAAGCTCGACACCTGCAAGGAAGAGCGTGTTTGCCACATTGTTTTGTATAGTGTGTGATGGAATGTGCAAAACTAAGATTGAGGACGTCACTAAGGATGATATTAAAGATTGGTATTTCTATCTAAGCACCATTAAAGGAGTTACATCCTTTGATCTTGATGCTGACCTTCAGAAGTTTAGAAAGAGAATCATGCGGCCTTTTCTCTGTTTTGAAGCAATCAGATATGAAAAAGACATCAGTCAAAAGTTGGAGTCCAGGATCGAAGAATTAGAAGCTGAGTTGGACAAATGCAAAAAGAAGCACCAGTGGTTCAAAGAACAGATGGCTGAGAGCTTGGATGAAATTAAAGGCTCTTTGACTCGTGCTTTGGGATCCAAGGGCAAGAAGGTGGATGAAATAATTAGTTTCGATGAACTTTTAGACTAG
- the LOC133777741 gene encoding PR5-like receptor kinase — MSEKRSSLKHYLIIAGVPATICGVIVISILIIYSYKRKSKISWEKGKSDQFDVEEFIKSNYAFTLTPKRCTYASVKRMSNSFAEKIGEGGFSIVYKGQLSNGTAVAIKVLKQAKGNGEDFINEVASIGTTLHKNIVMLLKYCYEGNNRALIYEYMPRGSLDKFIFNQGSLNTNNNINITRLEWKTLYQIAIGIARGLDYLHQDCTSSILHFDIKPHNILLDFDFCPKISDFGLAKLCKRDGSSLSLLNGRGTAGYTAPEMYSRNFGEVSYKSDVYSYGMMVLEMVGGRRNIDAGVSRTSKIYYPYWVHKHVDDDDGEYLKNICEEMVNEDDEMLARKMIIVSLWCIQAMPSNRPSMSEVVSMMEGSLQSLQMPPKPTLSLQNE; from the exons ATGTCTGAAAAGA GATCATCATTGAAGCATTATTTGATAATAGCAG GTGTGCCAGCAACAATTTGTGGGGTTATAGTGATCTCAATTCTGATTATATATTCTTACAAAAGAAAATCAAAGATAAGTTGGGAGAAGGGCAAAAGTGACCAGTTTGATGTTGAGGAATTTATAAAGAGTAATTATGCATTTACCCTTACCCCAAAGCGGTGTACTTATGCAAGTGTGAAGAGAATGTCGAACTCATTTGCTGAAAAAATTGGTGAAGGAGGCTTTAGTATTGTTTACAAAGGACAGTTATCGAATGGCACAGCTGTGGCAATAAAAGTGCTAAAGCAGGCTAAAGGTAATGGAGAAGACTTCATTAATGAAGTTGCAAGCATTGGAACAACTTTGCATAAAAATATAGTCATGCTTCTAAAATATTGTTATGAAGGGAATAATAGGGCCTTGATCTACGAGTACATGCCTAGAGGATCATTGGATAAGTTTATTTTTAATCAAGGATCATtaaatactaataacaatatcAACATCACTCGCCTAGAATGGAAAACGCTTTATCAGATTGCAATTGGAATTGCTCGAGGACTAGATTACTTGCATCAAGATTGTACCTCAAGTATTTTACATTTTGACATAAAACCTCATAACATTCTTCTAGATTTTGACTTTTGTCCTAAAATTTCTGACTTTGGCCTTGCTAAGTTGTGCAAAAGAGATGGGAGTAGTTTGTCTCTATTGAATGGTAGAGGCACAGCTGGATATACAGCACCAGAAATGTATAGCAGGAATTTTGGTGAAGTATCTTACAAGTCTGATGTATATAGTTATGGAATGATGGTTCTAGAAATGGTGGGAGGAAGAAGGAATATTGATGCAGGTGTTTCTCGAAcaagtaaaatatattatccatATTGGGTGCATAAGcatgttgatgatgatgatggtgagtACTTGAAAAATATCTGTGAAGAAATGGTGAATGAAGATGATGAAATGTTGGCAAGAAAGATGATTATTGTGAGCTTATGGTGCATTCAAGCTATGCCATCTAATCGCCCGTCCATGTCTGAGGTGGTAAGTATGATGGAAGGGAGTTTACAATCTTTGCAAATGCCACCAAAACCGACCTTGTCGTTGCAAAATGAGTAA